In a genomic window of Phormidium ambiguum IAM M-71:
- a CDS encoding ribbon-helix-helix domain-containing protein — translation MLATNEMTLGKTKLRKVNAYIDHDLYEKFERLAKKEMRSVSSLTAYAIAQIIEKAEGEGKL, via the coding sequence ATGTTGGCTACCAATGAAATGACTTTGGGAAAAACTAAACTACGAAAAGTTAACGCATATATAGATCATGATTTATATGAAAAATTTGAGCGTCTGGCAAAGAAAGAAATGAGAAGCGTCAGCAGTCTTACTGCTTATGCAATTGCCCAAATAATCGAAAAAGCAGAAGGGGAGGGAAAGCTTTAA